In a genomic window of Candidatus Rokuibacteriota bacterium:
- a CDS encoding ANTAR domain-containing protein produces the protein MLNLYPVNPRWRVVVVDDHLPSKAAVGEAIAAVGGVVAAEGSHAAEAPALVEQHRPDVVILAVGLPDGDGVEAARRVMHRSPCPIVLLTSRTDSTVVGRARDAGVMAFLVKPLRRDELAPTLDLAVARFAEFRALLKENADLKRSLESRKLIERAKTVLIERYGLTEAEAFRRIQRTSMDSRRPMSEIAQALLLTEGLSGGPSGARPLSLE, from the coding sequence TTGCTGAACCTGTATCCCGTGAACCCGCGCTGGCGTGTCGTCGTCGTCGATGACCACCTCCCATCGAAGGCCGCCGTCGGCGAGGCCATCGCCGCGGTGGGCGGGGTTGTCGCGGCGGAGGGAAGCCATGCCGCCGAAGCCCCGGCGCTGGTTGAGCAGCATCGACCTGACGTCGTGATTCTGGCCGTCGGTCTCCCCGACGGCGACGGCGTGGAGGCCGCCAGGCGCGTGATGCACCGTTCCCCCTGCCCCATCGTGCTCCTCACGAGCCGGACGGATTCGACCGTGGTCGGGCGCGCCCGGGACGCCGGGGTTATGGCCTTTCTCGTGAAACCACTCCGCCGCGACGAGCTGGCCCCCACCCTCGATCTGGCGGTGGCCCGCTTCGCAGAGTTCCGGGCCTTGTTGAAGGAGAACGCGGATCTCAAGCGAAGCCTCGAGTCGCGGAAGCTGATCGAGCGGGCGAAAACGGTACTCATCGAGCGGTACGGGCTCACCGAGGCCGAGGCTTTCCGTCGAATCCAAAGGACTTCTATGGACAGTCGCCGCCCGATGAGCGAGATCGCTCAGGCACTACTGCTGACGGAAGGGTTGAGCGGCGGGCCTTCGGGAGCGAGGCCACTGTCTCTCGAGTGA